Proteins encoded within one genomic window of Pectobacterium araliae:
- a CDS encoding M55 family metallopeptidase, which yields MKVFISADIEGIAGVMRPEQCSPGTAEYQLARGLMEQEVNAAIDGAFAGGATEVVVADSHAAMVNLRAENIDARARLVQGKPRGYSMVEGLEQQQFDGLMFIGYHSAAGEFGVLSHTINGRAFYRVRINGEIMGESDIYAAAGVEQKTPLWLVSGDDTLQNWIARYYPATDYACVKRAISQHAAESLSTEQARQVIRDAAKAAVEKAHRTLNSRIQAPYRLELMVAKPVLADLFCLLPSVERLDAITVGYTAQSMREITSLLGAFSYLATTQN from the coding sequence ATGAAAGTGTTTATCTCTGCTGATATTGAAGGTATCGCTGGCGTGATGCGCCCGGAACAGTGCAGCCCCGGCACCGCGGAATACCAACTGGCACGCGGCCTGATGGAACAGGAAGTGAATGCCGCCATCGACGGCGCATTCGCGGGTGGCGCAACAGAGGTGGTGGTCGCCGACAGCCATGCGGCCATGGTCAACCTACGCGCTGAGAATATCGACGCCCGTGCCCGGCTGGTACAGGGCAAACCGCGCGGCTATTCGATGGTTGAAGGGCTAGAGCAGCAGCAATTCGATGGCCTGATGTTCATCGGCTATCACAGCGCGGCGGGTGAGTTTGGCGTGCTGTCACATACCATCAACGGTCGTGCTTTCTACCGCGTGCGCATCAACGGTGAAATCATGGGTGAGAGTGATATCTACGCCGCCGCAGGCGTGGAACAGAAGACACCGCTCTGGCTGGTCAGCGGAGACGACACGCTCCAGAATTGGATCGCCCGCTACTACCCCGCAACTGACTACGCTTGCGTCAAACGCGCCATTTCACAGCATGCAGCGGAATCCCTCAGCACCGAGCAGGCCCGTCAGGTGATTCGTGATGCAGCCAAAGCGGCGGTGGAAAAAGCGCACCGGACACTGAACTCACGGATTCAGGCTCCCTACCGTCTTGAACTGATGGTGGCAAAACCGGTACTGGCCGATCTATTCTGTCTGCTGCCAAGCGTTGAACGTTTGGATGCCATAACCGTAGGTTATACGGCGCAGAGCATGCGGGAAATCACCAGCCTGTTGGGTGCCTTTTCCTATCTGGCGACGACGCAAAACTGA
- a CDS encoding isoaspartyl peptidase/L-asparaginase family protein: MTKPVIVIHGGAGALTRSAMSAEKEQRYLAALSEIVASGQRILAENGSALDAVTEAVRLLEECPLFNAGHGSVFTHAETHELDASIMDGRSLDAGAVSCVSHIRNPILAARTVLEASPHVMFTADGAEAFAQQNGLERVDPTFFSTDERRQQLHNAQAGSGRVILDHDGQNDPIDPDRKFGTVGAVALDSAGNLAAATSTGGMTNKQAGRVGDSPIIGAGCYANNQTVAVSCTGTGEVFMRAVAAYDVSALMEYAGLTLQQASERVVMEKLVQMDGSGGMIAVDKVGNIALPFNSEGMYRGYGYVGEAPVADIYR, translated from the coding sequence ATGACGAAACCCGTGATTGTGATCCACGGTGGCGCAGGTGCGCTGACCCGCTCGGCCATGAGCGCTGAAAAAGAGCAGCGCTATCTGGCCGCGCTATCCGAGATTGTCGCCAGCGGACAACGCATTCTGGCTGAAAACGGCAGCGCGTTGGATGCTGTGACAGAAGCCGTCCGTTTACTGGAAGAATGCCCGCTGTTCAATGCTGGGCACGGTTCGGTCTTCACCCACGCGGAAACCCACGAACTGGACGCCAGCATCATGGACGGACGCTCGCTGGATGCGGGTGCGGTGAGCTGTGTCAGCCATATCCGTAACCCGATTCTGGCCGCGCGTACCGTACTTGAAGCCAGCCCCCATGTGATGTTTACCGCCGACGGCGCGGAGGCATTTGCACAGCAGAACGGTCTGGAAAGGGTTGATCCGACATTTTTCTCCACCGATGAACGCCGTCAGCAGCTTCATAACGCACAGGCAGGCTCAGGCCGCGTCATCCTCGATCATGATGGTCAGAACGACCCTATCGATCCCGACCGTAAATTCGGCACCGTGGGCGCGGTAGCACTCGACAGCGCGGGCAACCTCGCGGCGGCAACCTCAACAGGCGGCATGACCAACAAACAGGCCGGACGCGTGGGCGATAGCCCCATCATCGGCGCAGGCTGCTACGCCAATAACCAGACGGTGGCCGTTTCCTGCACCGGTACAGGCGAAGTCTTTATGCGTGCCGTCGCCGCCTATGATGTCTCAGCGCTGATGGAATATGCCGGACTCACGCTACAGCAAGCCAGCGAACGCGTAGTCATGGAGAAACTCGTGCAAATGGACGGCAGCGGCGGGATGATTGCCGTCGATAAAGTCGGCAACATCGCCTTGCCGTTTAACAGCGAAGGCATGTATCGCGGCTATGGCTACGTGGGAGAAGCCCCCGTCGCCGATATCTATCGCTAA
- a CDS encoding LysR family transcriptional regulator: MRLRHIEIFQAIVQAGTISGAARLLNVSQPNVSRVLNHAEQQLGFSLFERRTQGMIATEEGLRLIPKVQELFSHLQSLSSLTEQIKTSKAHSVRLGAAHAFGQMVVAPTLVEFHKQAASVNVELVTEHFSTLCQNILQNQLDFALIFGQQVPPELLAEPLFQSTMVALLPKDSPINGPVSLEWLCNNNLLMMQHQDPLGQVVHRALRDKALQPAASLYIKTYSVIADMVLAGGGAGIVDLFTACRYADQLKIVPIDQPLPFEVTLISRRDNPQSQATLQLKQMMKNRCRDIARQHETLLYAA; this comes from the coding sequence ATGCGATTACGCCATATTGAAATCTTCCAGGCCATTGTTCAGGCAGGTACCATCAGCGGTGCCGCCCGTTTACTCAACGTCTCTCAGCCCAATGTCAGCCGGGTCTTAAATCACGCAGAACAGCAACTCGGTTTTTCCCTGTTTGAACGTCGCACACAGGGCATGATCGCCACTGAAGAAGGGCTGCGCCTGATACCGAAAGTACAGGAACTTTTCAGCCATCTGCAAAGCCTCAGTTCACTCACCGAACAAATCAAAACCAGTAAGGCACACTCCGTACGGCTGGGCGCGGCACATGCGTTCGGGCAGATGGTCGTCGCACCGACGCTGGTAGAATTTCATAAGCAGGCAGCCTCGGTTAACGTCGAACTGGTTACTGAACACTTCAGCACGCTGTGCCAGAACATCCTGCAAAACCAGCTCGATTTCGCGCTGATCTTTGGTCAGCAGGTGCCACCTGAGCTGCTGGCAGAACCGCTGTTCCAGTCCACAATGGTTGCCCTGTTGCCGAAAGACAGCCCGATAAATGGCCCTGTCTCGCTGGAATGGCTGTGCAACAACAATCTGCTGATGATGCAGCATCAGGATCCGCTCGGTCAGGTGGTACACCGTGCGTTACGCGATAAGGCACTACAGCCCGCCGCTTCGCTCTACATCAAAACCTACTCGGTGATTGCCGACATGGTGCTGGCGGGCGGCGGTGCGGGCATTGTCGATCTCTTTACCGCCTGTCGCTATGCCGACCAGCTCAAGATCGTCCCTATCGATCAGCCGCTGCCTTTTGAAGTCACGCTAATCAGCCGCCGCGACAACCCACAGTCACAGGCGACGCTGCAACTGAAACAGATGATGAAAAATCGCTGTCGCGACATCGCCAGACAACACGAGACCCTGCTTTACGCCGCCTGA
- a CDS encoding ABC transporter permease subunit produces MNLPSEPVVAVATLDEETIRSPWRDFVQVFIRNPMALVSSSFVLLLVLVAIFAPWLAPWNPMEPDWMALASPPSAAHWMGTDDLGRDVMSRIIYGARISLYIGIFSVTLGMLVGIVLGLLAGYYGRWVDTLIMRGSDVLFAFPGMLLAIAVVAILGPGLNNVIIAVAVFSVPVFARIVRASTLSLKQAAYVEAVRCAGAPDRIILMRHILPGTLPNVIVYFTMRIGTSILTAAGLSFIGLGPEPDVPEWGNILAMSRSLMMAGAWHVSVFPGLAIFFTVLAFNLLGDALRDTLDPKLKS; encoded by the coding sequence ATGAACCTCCCTTCCGAACCCGTCGTGGCCGTTGCCACGCTTGATGAAGAGACGATACGTTCGCCGTGGCGCGATTTCGTTCAGGTCTTTATCCGTAACCCGATGGCGCTGGTGTCCAGCAGCTTTGTCCTGCTGCTGGTACTGGTTGCCATTTTTGCCCCCTGGCTGGCACCGTGGAACCCGATGGAGCCTGACTGGATGGCGCTGGCTTCACCACCTTCGGCGGCGCACTGGATGGGCACCGACGATCTGGGGCGCGATGTGATGAGCCGTATCATCTACGGTGCACGTATCTCGTTATATATCGGTATCTTTTCCGTCACGCTGGGCATGCTGGTCGGCATCGTGCTTGGTCTGTTGGCAGGCTACTACGGCCGCTGGGTAGATACGCTGATCATGCGTGGTTCCGACGTGCTATTCGCCTTCCCCGGCATGCTGCTAGCGATTGCCGTCGTCGCCATCCTCGGTCCTGGCCTGAATAACGTGATTATCGCCGTCGCCGTCTTCAGCGTACCGGTCTTCGCCCGCATCGTGCGCGCCTCCACGCTGTCGCTGAAACAGGCGGCCTATGTAGAAGCCGTGCGTTGCGCCGGTGCGCCCGATCGCATCATATTGATGCGCCACATTCTGCCCGGCACGCTGCCTAACGTGATCGTCTATTTCACCATGCGTATTGGCACCAGCATCCTGACTGCCGCGGGGCTGAGCTTCATCGGCCTCGGCCCAGAGCCGGACGTACCGGAATGGGGCAATATTCTGGCAATGAGCCGCAGCCTGATGATGGCTGGCGCGTGGCACGTCAGCGTGTTCCCCGGTCTGGCAATCTTCTTCACCGTGCTGGCGTTTAACCTGCTCGGGGATGCGCTGCGTGATACGCTCGATCCCAAATTAAAAAGCTGA
- a CDS encoding P1 family peptidase: MHGDHPMNDYHQQQQALLLQRWKMTRQLGTPRSASGLHNRISDVAGVRVGHCTLAAGEVQTGVTAIVPPGVNLFAQPLPCGAAVLNGFAKPVGLVQIEELGLLQTPILLSNTLATGTLFTTLVRDAISRNPDLGRTLPTVNPLALECNDGWLNDIQALAVTEPMARLALDGAADSFARGSVGAGRGMSCFSLKGGIGTASRLIPELNATLGLLVLANFGTLSALTLDGVQMGNAIAPILPELAPQKDAGSIIIIMATDAPLDARQLKRIAKRAGAGLGRLGSYWGHGSGDIAVAFSTCPQPQPPEDAQLEPLLSAAADATEHAVLDAMLQADAVTGFRGHHRPTLPQALDRLAATLYP, from the coding sequence ATGCACGGCGATCATCCGATGAATGACTATCACCAGCAGCAGCAGGCGCTGTTGCTACAACGCTGGAAAATGACGCGGCAGTTGGGTACGCCGCGCTCAGCCAGTGGACTGCATAACCGCATCAGCGATGTGGCAGGCGTGCGCGTCGGCCACTGCACACTGGCAGCAGGGGAAGTACAAACTGGCGTTACAGCGATTGTGCCGCCCGGCGTGAACCTGTTCGCCCAGCCCCTGCCCTGTGGCGCGGCGGTACTAAACGGTTTCGCTAAACCCGTTGGGCTGGTGCAAATTGAGGAACTGGGACTGCTGCAAACGCCCATTTTACTCAGCAACACGCTGGCAACTGGCACACTGTTTACCACGCTGGTGCGCGACGCGATTTCCCGTAACCCCGACCTAGGGCGCACGCTGCCGACGGTTAACCCGCTGGCGCTGGAGTGCAATGACGGCTGGCTGAACGACATTCAGGCGCTAGCCGTGACGGAACCTATGGCGCGGCTAGCGCTGGACGGCGCAGCGGATAGCTTCGCACGCGGCAGCGTCGGTGCAGGGCGCGGTATGAGCTGCTTTAGCCTGAAAGGCGGCATCGGCACCGCATCGCGTCTGATCCCCGAGTTAAACGCCACGCTCGGCCTGCTGGTGCTGGCAAATTTCGGCACACTTTCCGCGCTGACGCTGGACGGCGTGCAGATGGGGAATGCCATCGCGCCTATTTTGCCAGAACTCGCACCGCAGAAAGACGCGGGATCGATCATCATCATCATGGCAACGGATGCGCCGCTCGATGCCCGCCAGCTTAAACGCATCGCCAAGCGTGCTGGTGCAGGATTAGGTCGGCTCGGCAGCTACTGGGGACACGGTTCCGGCGACATCGCCGTCGCGTTCTCCACCTGCCCACAGCCACAGCCGCCGGAGGATGCGCAGCTTGAACCGCTGTTAAGCGCCGCCGCCGACGCCACAGAACACGCGGTGCTCGACGCCATGCTTCAGGCTGACGCCGTGACCGGTTTTCGCGGCCATCATCGCCCGACGCTGCCACAGGCGTTGGATCGGTTGGCTGCAACTCTTTATCCATAA
- a CDS encoding ABC transporter permease has translation MFAYIVRRLLEMIPVLLVVSLLVFGFIKLLPGDPARIYAGADATIEAVEAARQQLGLNDPLPQQYVQWLGGLFSGDLGVTYRTQQPVIDVISKSFMPTMWLALAGFVWSVLLGLLIGVVSALKRGKWQDWTLMSFAVGGISMPPFWLGLLLIQFVAMPFGVFSVSGFNQPSDIILPALTLGASVAAVMARFTRSAFLEVAQEDYVRTARSKGLRNRLVTWKHVMRNALIPVITMLGLQFGFLLGGSIVVESVFSWPGLGWLLIESIKTQDQPVIQALVMLFVFEFIVINLLVDLLYAVVNPAIRLR, from the coding sequence ATGTTTGCTTATATCGTCCGACGTTTGCTGGAAATGATCCCGGTTCTGCTGGTGGTCTCCCTGTTAGTGTTCGGTTTTATCAAACTGCTGCCGGGTGACCCGGCACGTATTTACGCTGGCGCTGACGCGACCATTGAGGCAGTGGAAGCCGCCCGCCAGCAACTAGGGTTGAACGATCCGCTGCCGCAGCAGTATGTCCAGTGGCTCGGCGGCCTGTTCAGCGGCGATCTGGGTGTGACATACCGCACCCAGCAACCCGTCATCGACGTCATCAGCAAGAGCTTTATGCCCACCATGTGGCTGGCGCTGGCAGGATTTGTCTGGTCGGTGCTACTCGGCCTGCTTATTGGCGTGGTTTCCGCGCTCAAGCGGGGGAAATGGCAAGACTGGACGCTGATGAGTTTCGCTGTCGGTGGAATTTCCATGCCGCCGTTCTGGCTCGGCCTGTTGCTGATTCAGTTTGTGGCTATGCCGTTCGGCGTCTTTTCCGTCAGCGGTTTTAATCAGCCCAGCGACATCATTCTGCCCGCGCTGACGCTCGGGGCATCGGTAGCGGCCGTTATGGCACGTTTCACCCGCTCCGCGTTTCTGGAGGTTGCACAGGAAGACTACGTCCGCACCGCACGCTCCAAGGGGCTGCGCAATCGGCTAGTCACCTGGAAGCACGTGATGCGTAACGCGCTGATTCCAGTCATCACCATGCTTGGGCTGCAATTCGGCTTCCTGCTCGGTGGTTCCATCGTGGTCGAAAGCGTGTTTAGCTGGCCGGGTCTGGGTTGGCTGCTGATTGAATCGATCAAGACGCAGGATCAGCCGGTTATTCAGGCACTGGTCATGCTGTTCGTGTTTGAATTTATTGTCATTAACCTGTTGGTGGACCTGCTGTACGCGGTGGTCAATCCGGCGATTCGCCTACGTTAG
- a CDS encoding glutathione ABC transporter substrate-binding protein, with product MKPFVRRSAVALGLSLCLAAVAQAQDLRISIYADITGLDPHDTSDTLSYSIQSGIFERLFQFDNKMKLVPRLATGYTSNDTATEFVVTLREGITFQDGAPFNADAVKANLDRLADQSKGLKRNSLFNMVQTVTVLSPTQVKIELNKSFGAFVNTLAHPSAVIHSPEALKKYPDEAQLRVHPVGTGPFKFTEWQQGKDVKLVKFDNYWQKGWPKVDSVTFYPTPEDSTRVASLKSGQVDAVYPLPSDLIGTVQSDSKLAIQRDPSIYQFWLAMNNLRPPLNDIRVRQALNYAINRDIWLKVGFAGMGVPASSAMAPDVQFFARQTSPNYTYNPEKAKALLKEAGYANGLSLKLWTTNRTDYIRSAQFFKQQLEQVGVKVTVTPMDSGMRNAKLFGVKDPKDAEFDLFYNGWSPSTGDADWALRPLFATESWVPVAYNVSYYSNPVTDKAITAGLATADADKRAAAYADAQRQIWQDAPVVFLGSPDNIVGKTKNLDGVYMLADGSLIFDQAEFK from the coding sequence ATGAAGCCATTCGTTCGCCGCTCCGCCGTTGCCCTCGGGCTCTCACTGTGTCTGGCGGCTGTTGCCCAGGCGCAAGACCTTCGCATTTCCATCTATGCCGATATCACCGGGCTCGATCCGCACGATACGTCGGACACGCTGAGCTACTCCATTCAGAGCGGCATCTTCGAGCGTCTGTTCCAGTTCGATAATAAAATGAAGCTGGTGCCGCGTCTGGCGACGGGTTATACCAGTAACGACACCGCCACCGAGTTCGTCGTTACGCTGCGCGAAGGCATCACCTTTCAGGATGGCGCACCGTTCAACGCCGACGCCGTTAAAGCCAACCTCGACCGTTTGGCGGATCAGAGCAAAGGCTTAAAACGCAACAGCCTGTTTAACATGGTGCAAACCGTTACCGTGCTGTCGCCAACGCAGGTCAAAATCGAGCTGAACAAATCTTTCGGTGCCTTTGTGAACACGTTGGCGCACCCGTCTGCCGTTATACACAGCCCAGAAGCGCTGAAGAAATACCCAGACGAAGCACAGCTGCGCGTGCATCCAGTCGGGACTGGCCCGTTCAAGTTCACCGAATGGCAGCAGGGTAAAGACGTGAAGCTGGTGAAATTCGACAACTACTGGCAGAAAGGCTGGCCGAAAGTCGACAGCGTGACCTTCTACCCGACGCCAGAAGATTCCACCCGCGTAGCATCACTGAAATCCGGTCAGGTCGATGCGGTGTATCCGCTGCCTTCCGACCTGATCGGCACCGTACAAAGTGACAGCAAGCTGGCGATTCAGCGCGACCCAAGTATTTATCAATTCTGGCTGGCGATGAACAACCTGCGCCCACCGCTGAATGATATCCGCGTGCGTCAGGCACTCAACTACGCTATCAACCGCGATATCTGGCTGAAAGTGGGCTTTGCTGGCATGGGCGTTCCGGCCTCCTCTGCGATGGCACCAGACGTGCAGTTCTTCGCACGCCAGACCTCACCGAACTACACCTATAACCCGGAAAAAGCCAAGGCGCTGCTGAAAGAAGCGGGCTACGCCAACGGTCTGAGCCTGAAACTGTGGACGACGAACCGCACCGACTATATCCGTAGCGCGCAGTTCTTCAAGCAGCAGTTAGAGCAGGTCGGCGTCAAAGTCACCGTCACCCCGATGGATTCTGGGATGCGTAACGCCAAACTGTTCGGCGTGAAAGACCCGAAAGATGCCGAATTTGACCTGTTCTATAACGGCTGGTCTCCGTCTACCGGTGATGCTGACTGGGCGCTGCGTCCGCTGTTCGCGACAGAATCCTGGGTTCCGGTTGCGTATAACGTTTCCTACTACAGCAATCCGGTCACGGATAAAGCGATTACCGCCGGGTTAGCGACAGCCGATGCCGACAAACGTGCCGCCGCTTACGCTGATGCACAACGTCAGATTTGGCAGGATGCACCGGTAGTCTTCCTGGGTTCACCAGACAACATCGTCGGTAAAACCAAGAACCTCGACGGCGTGTACATGCTGGCAGATGGCTCACTGATCTTCGATCAGGCTGAATTTAAGTAA
- a CDS encoding ABC transporter ATP-binding protein has translation MTDIMHAGAATAPGNAPRPVLEIDDLSVSFSGRSGTHQALKGISFTVNKGEVVAVVGESGSGKSVTSLTVMGLLADSANIERGALRFTARDGQQHDLLRMKAEARRKLRGRDLAMIFQEPMTSLNPVLKVGDQLTEALLDHKICDAASADKKARELLRKVRIADVDRVMKSYPHSLSGGMRQRVMIAQALACDPQLLIADEPTTALDVTVQARILQILRDLQQQSDMAVLFITHDMGVVAEIADRVVVMYRGEIVEQGTVEQIFAAPQHPYTQSLLAAVPKLGDMRDSLWPKRFPLLGQAADPDHIEQVTARYDAEPLLDIRGLRVYYPIRSGILSTVTHHVHAVEQIDFNVWPGETLAIVGESGCGKSTTGRALLRLVQSEAESIHFQGNEISQMKERDFQPLRREMQMVFQDPYASLNPRLTVGFTIAEPLLLHGLVKSLEEATPQVQALLKSVGLLPEHARRYPHEFSGGQRQRIAIARAMALQPQVIIADEAVSALDVSIQAQVVNLMMDLQKKTGVSWIFISHDMAVVERIANRVAVMYLGQIVEIGPRQSVFNDPQHPYTRRLLASVPIADPTRRGTRQFDDSEIPSPLRKAGETVAKTRYREVAPQHWVADNESAA, from the coding sequence ATGACGGATATCATGCACGCGGGTGCCGCCACAGCACCCGGTAACGCCCCCAGACCTGTACTGGAAATCGACGATCTGAGCGTCAGCTTTAGCGGCCGTTCCGGCACGCATCAGGCGCTAAAAGGCATTTCCTTTACCGTGAATAAAGGGGAAGTGGTCGCCGTGGTCGGTGAAAGTGGCTCAGGCAAGTCCGTGACGTCACTTACCGTGATGGGGCTGCTGGCGGATTCTGCCAACATTGAACGCGGTGCGCTCCGTTTCACCGCCCGCGATGGTCAACAGCATGACCTGTTGCGCATGAAAGCAGAAGCACGCCGTAAGCTGCGCGGTCGCGATCTCGCGATGATTTTTCAGGAACCGATGACCTCACTCAACCCAGTACTGAAAGTCGGCGATCAGCTTACCGAAGCGCTGCTTGACCACAAAATCTGCGATGCCGCCAGCGCAGATAAAAAAGCCCGTGAGCTGCTGCGCAAGGTGCGTATTGCCGATGTCGATCGTGTGATGAAAAGCTACCCGCACTCGCTGTCCGGCGGGATGCGCCAACGCGTGATGATTGCACAGGCGCTGGCCTGCGATCCGCAGTTGTTGATAGCCGATGAACCGACCACCGCGTTGGATGTCACCGTGCAGGCACGCATTCTGCAAATCCTGCGTGACCTGCAACAGCAGAGCGACATGGCGGTGCTATTTATTACCCACGATATGGGCGTAGTCGCAGAAATCGCCGATCGCGTGGTCGTCATGTATCGCGGCGAAATCGTAGAGCAAGGCACTGTCGAACAGATTTTCGCTGCACCGCAGCACCCATACACCCAATCGCTGCTGGCCGCCGTACCCAAACTGGGCGACATGCGCGATAGCCTGTGGCCGAAACGTTTCCCGCTGTTGGGACAAGCCGCCGACCCAGACCATATTGAACAAGTCACCGCCCGCTATGATGCCGAGCCGCTGTTAGATATTCGCGGGCTGCGCGTCTATTACCCCATACGCAGCGGGATTTTATCTACGGTGACCCACCACGTTCACGCGGTAGAGCAGATCGATTTCAACGTCTGGCCGGGCGAAACGCTGGCGATCGTCGGCGAAAGCGGCTGCGGCAAATCGACGACCGGACGTGCCCTACTGCGTCTGGTACAGAGCGAGGCCGAAAGCATTCATTTTCAGGGCAACGAAATTTCCCAGATGAAAGAGCGTGATTTCCAGCCGCTACGTCGGGAAATGCAGATGGTGTTTCAAGACCCGTACGCCTCGCTCAATCCGCGCCTGACGGTCGGCTTCACCATTGCGGAACCGCTGCTGCTGCACGGGTTGGTGAAATCGCTGGAAGAAGCCACACCACAGGTGCAGGCGCTGTTAAAAAGCGTCGGCCTACTGCCAGAACATGCTCGTCGTTACCCGCACGAATTTTCCGGTGGGCAGCGCCAGCGTATCGCGATCGCCCGCGCCATGGCGCTACAGCCGCAGGTCATCATTGCTGACGAAGCCGTTTCGGCGCTCGATGTGTCGATTCAGGCGCAGGTTGTCAACCTGATGATGGATCTCCAGAAGAAAACCGGCGTGTCGTGGATTTTCATCTCGCACGATATGGCCGTCGTCGAGCGCATCGCCAACCGTGTTGCGGTGATGTACCTCGGCCAGATTGTAGAGATCGGCCCGCGCCAGTCAGTGTTTAACGACCCGCAGCACCCGTATACCCGCCGCCTGTTGGCTTCGGTCCCGATTGCCGATCCAACCCGTCGCGGCACACGCCAGTTTGACGACAGCGAAATCCCCTCGCCTTTGCGTAAAGCAGGCGAGACCGTCGCCAAAACGCGCTACCGAGAGGTTGCGCCGCAGCACTGGGTCGCCGACAACGAATCGGCAGCCTGA
- a CDS encoding YicC/YloC family endoribonuclease, which yields MIRSMTAYARREIKGNWGSAAWELRSVNQRYLETYLRLPEQFRSLEPVARERIRARLTRGKIECNLRFELDPSAQSALILNEKLAKQLVNAANWVKMQSDEGEINPVDILRWPGVMSAEEQDLDAISAELLKALEGALDDFIAARESEGDALKGMIEQRLAGVSAEVVKVRAQMPNILLWQRERLQSKLEDAQVQLENNRLEQELVLMAQRVDVSEELDRLDAHVKETYKILKKEEAVGRRLDFMMQEFNRESNTLASKSINADVTASAIELKVLIEQMREQIQNIE from the coding sequence ATGATTCGCAGCATGACCGCTTACGCCCGCCGAGAGATCAAGGGCAACTGGGGAAGCGCAGCCTGGGAACTGCGTTCCGTTAACCAGCGCTATCTGGAAACCTATCTTCGTTTACCGGAACAATTCCGCAGCCTCGAACCCGTCGCTCGCGAGCGTATCCGCGCCCGTTTGACCCGTGGCAAAATCGAATGCAACCTGCGTTTTGAGCTCGACCCGAGCGCACAAAGTGCGCTGATCCTGAACGAAAAGCTGGCGAAACAGCTGGTTAATGCCGCCAATTGGGTCAAAATGCAGAGCGACGAAGGGGAAATCAACCCGGTTGATATCCTACGCTGGCCGGGCGTGATGTCAGCAGAAGAGCAGGATCTGGACGCCATCAGCGCCGAACTGCTGAAAGCACTGGAAGGTGCGCTGGATGACTTCATCGCCGCCCGTGAAAGCGAAGGTGATGCGCTGAAAGGGATGATCGAACAGCGTCTGGCTGGCGTCAGCGCCGAAGTCGTCAAAGTGCGCGCCCAGATGCCGAACATCCTGCTATGGCAGCGCGAGCGTCTGCAAAGCAAGCTGGAAGATGCGCAGGTACAGCTGGAAAATAACCGTCTGGAACAGGAACTGGTTCTGATGGCGCAGCGCGTCGACGTCTCGGAAGAACTCGACCGCCTCGACGCTCACGTCAAAGAAACTTACAAAATCCTGAAAAAAGAAGAAGCCGTCGGCCGCCGCCTCGACTTCATGATGCAGGAATTCAACCGCGAATCGAACACGCTGGCCTCGAAATCCATCAACGCCGACGTCACCGCGTCAGCCATTGAGTTGAAAGTACTGATCGAGCAAATGCGGGAACAGATCCAGAATATCGAGTAA